The Sulfurospirillum halorespirans DSM 13726 genome has a window encoding:
- the sppA gene encoding signal peptide peptidase SppA, whose amino-acid sequence MLDLIKKPFIWIGAVLGYIQNHFKAMLFILLLVLIFGSQEELNNPNLAVVKIEGEILNIEEILENIDKADKDEHIKGVLLHVDSPGGALAPSIELSMAVKRLSVHKPVVAYAAGSMTSGSYYASIWANHIIANPGAFVGSIGVLFQAPNVAELAKKLGISEQIITAGEYKQMGTFTREWTPKERGALKELIDDAYTLFITDVATARGLNLAKPNEFANAQVFIARKALGLHLIDEVGSIQDAKNKVEELAQVKSAVWEKPDAMDKWMKKLESSSKLPIFNLMGYLK is encoded by the coding sequence ATGCTAGACCTGATTAAAAAACCTTTTATCTGGATAGGCGCCGTTTTGGGCTACATCCAAAACCACTTCAAAGCGATGCTTTTTATACTGCTTTTGGTGCTCATTTTTGGTTCCCAAGAAGAGCTGAACAATCCCAATCTTGCAGTTGTCAAAATTGAGGGTGAGATTTTAAACATTGAAGAGATTTTAGAGAACATCGATAAAGCGGACAAAGACGAACACATCAAAGGAGTGCTTTTACATGTAGACTCTCCTGGTGGTGCTTTAGCGCCTTCCATCGAGCTTTCTATGGCAGTGAAACGTTTGAGCGTACACAAACCTGTCGTGGCGTATGCCGCAGGAAGTATGACCAGTGGAAGTTACTACGCTTCCATCTGGGCAAACCACATCATTGCCAATCCAGGGGCGTTTGTAGGCTCCATCGGTGTGCTTTTCCAAGCGCCTAACGTGGCAGAGTTGGCTAAAAAACTGGGTATCTCAGAGCAGATCATTACCGCGGGTGAGTACAAACAGATGGGAACGTTTACACGTGAATGGACACCCAAAGAGCGAGGTGCGCTTAAAGAGCTGATCGATGATGCGTACACGCTTTTTATCACCGATGTGGCAACCGCACGTGGGCTTAATCTTGCAAAACCAAACGAATTTGCGAACGCACAAGTTTTTATCGCCCGAAAAGCACTGGGGCTACACCTCATCGACGAAGTGGGTTCCATTCAAGATGCTAAAAACAAGGTCGAAGAGCTCGCCCAAGTCAAATCAGCCGTTTGGGAAAAACCAGATGCGATGGATAAATGGATGAAAAAATTAGAAAGTAGCTCTAAATTGCCTATTTTTAATTTGATGGGGTATCTTAAATAA
- a CDS encoding YitT family protein, with amino-acid sequence MKQPSRSLALLQYVYVLLGTMSMAFAVVCFLSPNNMVTGGGIGIALILHYIVTSLTLGTLIMLVSVPFILLGFIYFGKQYTFKTLLAMLSTSFFTDLFREFLHLKPLTDDVLLAAVFGGIFIGLGVGLVIKGRSSTGSTSVVGEIVAMKSKFKASEVLLSIDVTIMFAYIFVYGDLKKALYSMIGVYVTAKIIDVILTGRPSKKVVKIVSNNVEALTEQIRERIEEHGTIFTGVGLHHQKQTKTMILLSVEISKIQLLKDIIREYDPEAFLIISEASEFLGRD; translated from the coding sequence ATGAAACAGCCTTCACGCTCCCTTGCCCTCCTCCAGTACGTCTATGTACTTTTAGGCACGATGTCGATGGCGTTTGCCGTCGTCTGCTTTTTATCGCCTAACAATATGGTCACGGGTGGTGGCATTGGTATCGCGCTGATTCTTCACTACATCGTGACCTCACTCACGCTTGGAACGCTCATTATGTTAGTGAGTGTTCCCTTCATCCTTTTAGGCTTTATCTATTTTGGAAAGCAGTACACCTTTAAAACCCTCCTCGCCATGCTTTCCACCTCATTTTTTACCGATCTTTTTCGAGAATTTCTACACCTAAAACCACTCACCGATGACGTTTTGTTAGCCGCTGTTTTTGGGGGTATTTTTATCGGGCTGGGGGTTGGTTTGGTCATCAAAGGACGCTCCTCTACAGGCAGCACATCGGTGGTGGGTGAAATCGTCGCAATGAAGAGTAAATTTAAAGCTTCAGAGGTGCTCTTAAGCATCGATGTGACCATCATGTTTGCCTATATTTTTGTCTATGGAGACCTTAAAAAAGCGCTTTACAGCATGATTGGGGTGTATGTCACGGCTAAGATCATCGATGTCATCCTCACCGGTCGTCCCTCTAAAAAAGTCGTGAAAATCGTCTCCAATAATGTGGAAGCCTTAACCGAACAGATCAGAGAGCGCATCGAAGAGCACGGCACGATTTTTACAGGTGTAGGATTGCACCATCAAAAGCAGACAAAGACGATGATTTTGCTCTCGGTTGAGATCTCAAAAATTCAACTGCTTAAAGACATCATCCGTGAGTACGACCCTGAAGCATTTTTGATCATTTCTGAGGCTTCTGAGTTTTTGGGAAGAGACTAA